One window from the genome of Rariglobus hedericola encodes:
- the gpmI gene encoding 2,3-bisphosphoglycerate-independent phosphoglycerate mutase, whose product MNSPRKPVLLIIRDGWGSNPHPEQASTNAVALAKKPADDLLRATAPLAQVSASGLDVGLPDGQMGNSEVGHENIGAGRIVDQELVRLNKLFSEKQLANNTTWHGVVARIKASPTAKLHLMGIISDGGVHGMLEHLYGLLVQAKLDGIPADRVFVHGFTDGRDTPPSGGLGYVRQVEAKIKELGYGRIASICGRFWIMDRDNRWERVQKGYDLLTGRAFAATATSAEAAVQNYYDHPLSETQKGDEFVPATAIVDAAGKPLATFQDGDAVVFYNYRGDRPREITKAFVLDGFAEFDRGPKLDLYYATMTEYEAGLPVKIISPKPARLKNILGEVVSDAGIQQFRCAETEKNPHVTFFFNNYRKDPFPGQVNACPASPKVPTYDMQPEMSAAEVTALTKEAILSGKYGFIAVNYANPDMVGHTGSLPAAIKACETTDAGVAELLAALKQVDGKAVVCADHGNAEQMWDAEINGPHTAHTLNLVDVFVVGDGLTKTGTQMRSGGRLADIAPTVLALMGLQKPAEMTGESLIIS is encoded by the coding sequence ATGAACTCACCTCGCAAACCTGTTCTTCTTATTATCCGTGATGGCTGGGGCAGCAACCCGCACCCCGAGCAGGCCTCGACCAATGCCGTGGCTCTCGCCAAAAAACCCGCGGACGATCTCCTTCGCGCTACCGCGCCGCTCGCACAGGTATCTGCGAGCGGTCTTGATGTGGGCTTGCCTGACGGCCAGATGGGCAACTCCGAGGTTGGCCACGAAAACATCGGTGCCGGCCGCATCGTAGATCAAGAGCTCGTGCGTCTGAATAAACTTTTTTCTGAGAAGCAGCTCGCCAACAACACCACGTGGCATGGCGTCGTGGCACGCATCAAGGCCTCGCCCACCGCGAAGCTCCACTTGATGGGCATCATTTCTGACGGCGGCGTGCACGGCATGCTGGAACATCTCTACGGTCTGCTCGTGCAGGCCAAGCTCGACGGCATTCCGGCCGACCGTGTGTTCGTTCACGGGTTTACCGACGGTCGTGACACGCCTCCTTCCGGTGGCTTGGGCTACGTCCGCCAGGTCGAGGCGAAGATCAAGGAACTCGGCTACGGTCGCATCGCGTCCATCTGCGGCCGCTTCTGGATCATGGACCGCGACAACCGCTGGGAGCGTGTGCAGAAAGGCTACGATCTCCTGACCGGCCGAGCCTTCGCCGCGACCGCGACCTCCGCCGAGGCCGCCGTTCAAAATTACTACGATCATCCGCTCAGCGAAACGCAGAAGGGCGACGAGTTTGTGCCGGCCACCGCGATCGTAGATGCCGCCGGCAAGCCGCTGGCGACGTTCCAGGACGGCGATGCCGTGGTGTTCTACAACTATCGTGGCGACCGTCCGCGCGAGATTACCAAGGCCTTCGTTTTGGATGGTTTCGCCGAGTTCGACCGCGGTCCTAAACTGGACCTCTACTATGCGACGATGACCGAATACGAGGCCGGCCTGCCCGTGAAGATCATCTCCCCGAAGCCGGCGCGTTTGAAGAACATCCTCGGCGAGGTTGTATCGGATGCAGGGATACAGCAGTTCCGTTGTGCCGAGACGGAGAAGAATCCGCACGTCACGTTCTTCTTTAATAATTACCGCAAGGACCCGTTCCCTGGTCAGGTCAACGCTTGTCCGGCCAGCCCCAAGGTGCCGACCTACGACATGCAGCCCGAGATGTCCGCCGCCGAAGTCACCGCGCTCACCAAGGAGGCGATTCTCTCCGGTAAATACGGCTTCATTGCCGTGAACTACGCCAACCCCGACATGGTGGGGCATACCGGTTCGCTCCCAGCAGCGATCAAGGCCTGCGAGACGACTGATGCAGGCGTGGCGGAGCTGCTCGCCGCCCTCAAGCAAGTGGACGGCAAGGCCGTCGTCTGCGCTGACCACGGTAATGCCGAGCAGATGTGGGATGCCGAAATCAATGGTCCGCACACCGCACATACGCTCAACCTAGTTGACGTGTTTGTGGTGGGCGACGGCCTGACGAAGACCGGCACCCAGATGCGTTCGGGTGGACGTCTGGCCGACATCGCGCCGACCGTCCTTGCGCTGATGGGCTTGCAGAAACCGGCCGAAATGACCGGCGAAAGTCTGATCATCAGCTGA